From the genome of Aspergillus chevalieri M1 DNA, chromosome 8, nearly complete sequence, one region includes:
- a CDS encoding uncharacterized protein (COG:S;~EggNog:ENOG410PVT3;~InterPro:IPR021842;~PFAM:PF11917) has protein sequence MTAEDRRLKLIQERSRLAESRGFTAAYQRETEEQDNVVCLKQRAPATEATYSRAIENWCLWRLSRNEPESKNFAKEEPDPSAQTLKLFAEDFVVTRKDLPSQSTVRHNISCFVAEWERKTGRTLPKYLKNDVYNYIDNVLTPKYHLTVQHREKFPVTNKDLSYLLRHLFEEDDHDYPHELMRIYCAFTLSLFSASGARAGAVVEASSYPGSNESLYYRWTSTGQVKYWVTMDQEFLKGQRYNKSNLIPRNWVPEQKVLGRNFPFWLMVVGLADQAFKGIRTVEELLDKRPPRGRESWSFEWDDCKKELPILRMVKTDGADNHRSLTFASLRHHFYSLAKRACFRDVLRIHGIRGAVANKLDVRASEAARSQALHHQNPETYLNYQSKVLAIDVQAPYWDLEPDLECLDMERSMAHHRDINVPHRLSAEAMEELERDPEMIDINNRIVILTEKILKNPEDHKDLTRERTHLYNKAAKKRQKALKEFVRSWWTSSYSEYVAGNNFTERDTTSLFDIYCKYMPERNRLRGDLFTEVPINSQTGRQCLQDLVNHLKMDSAPYV, from the exons ATGACCGCGGAAGATCGAAGGTTGAAGTTGATTCAGGAACGCAGCAGACTTGCCGAGTCTCGGGGATTTACAGCAGCTTATCAACGTGAGACAGAAGAGCAAGACAATGTTGTGTGTCTAAAGCAAAGGGCTCCTGCCACTGAAGCCACATATTCTAGGGcaattgagaactggtgtct TTGGCGATTATCTCGAAATGAACCTGAGAGCAAAAACTTTGCAAAGGAAGAGCCTGATCCGTCTGCTCAAACACTAAAACTCTTTGCGGAGGATTTTGTTGTTACTCGCAAAGACCTACCTTCTCAGTCTACAGTGCGCCACAACATATCCTGTTTTGTTGCGGAATGGGAGAGGAAAACTGGGCGAACGCTTCCAAAATACCTCAAAAATGATGTTTACAAT TACATTGATAATGTCCTCACACCAAAATATCATCTTACTGTGCAGCACCGAGAGAAATTCCCAGTTACAAATAAAGACCTTAGTTATCTTTTGCGACATCtatttgaagaagatgatCACGACTATCCACATGAGCTAATGAGGATTTATTGTGCTTTCACTTTATCCTTATTTTCTGCCTCAGGAGCAAGAGCAGGTGCAGTGGTGGAAGCAAGTTCCTATCCAGGTTCAAATGAGAGCCTCTACTACCGG TGGACCTCAACTGGACAAGTCAAATACTGGGTCACGATGGATCAGGAATTTTTGAAAGGCCAGCGGTACAATAAAAGTAACCTAAT CCCCAGGAATTGGGTCCCAGAACAGAAAGTCCTTGGGAGGAACTTTCCTTTTTGGTTGATGGTTGTTGGTCTGGCTGATCAGGCCTTTAAAGGAATTCGAACAGTGGAAGAGCTTCTTGACAAACGACCACCAAGAGGGCGGGAATCCTGGTCCTTTGAATGGGATGATTGCAAGAAGGAACTTCCTATTCTTCGGATGGTTAAAACTGATGGTGCCGACAATCATCGCTCTTTAacttttgcttctttgcgCCATCACTTTTACTCTTTAGCTAAGCGAGCTTGTTTTCGAGATGTCCTCCGTATCCATGGAATCCGGGGAGCTGTTGCGAACAAACTTGATG TACGTGCATCTGAAGCTGCGCGCAGCCAGGCCTTGCACCATCAAAATCCTGAGACATATCTGAACTATCAATCAAAGGTCCTTGCGATTGATGTACAAGCCCCATACTGGGACCTTGAACCAGATCTTGAATGTCTTGACATGGAGCGAAGTATGGCACATCATAGAGACATCAATGTCCCGCATCGCCTCAGTGCTGAGGCCATGGAAGAGCTGGAGCGTGACCCTGAAATGATTGACATCAATAACAGGATTGTGATTCTAACTGAgaagatattgaagaacCCAGAAGATCATAAAGACCTAACACGTGAGCGAACACATTTGTACAACAAAGCTGCAAAAAAGCGTCAGAAAGCACTGAAAGAATTTGTCAGAAGTTGGTGGACTTCTAGTTACAGTGAATATGTTGCAGGGAATAATTTCACAGAGCGTGACACCACCTCTTTGTTCGATATCTACTGCAAATATATGCCAGAGAGGAACAGGTTGCGTGGCGATCTCTTCACAGAAGTGCCAATCAACAGCCAGACTGGAAGGCAATGCTTGCAAGATCTG GTGAATCACCTGAAAATGGACAGTGCCCCATATGTCTGA